A stretch of DNA from Dokdonia sp. PRO95:
CTTCTGTCATCTTTCGGCTAGCCTTTAATTTCTTTAATAATATATAAGTACACTAGTACTTTTTATAAGGTGTCAATCACCTTACTTAATCTGTCTGTAATCTCACTTACTGTACCCACGCCATCAACTCCGTGATACTTATTTTGCTTCTCGTAGTATCCTTTTAAGATAGCAGTTTCTGCATAGTATACTTTAATACGGTTGCGTATCACTGCCTCATCTGCATCATCTGCACGCCCAGAAGTCTTACCTCTTTCTAGTAAACGTTGTACTAGCACCTCATCATCCACCTCTAAAGCAACCATTCCAGAAACCTCAGTATTCTTACTTTCAAGTAATTCTGCTAGTGCTTCTGCCTGTGCCTCTGTACGAGGAAAACCATCAAAAATAAATCCCTTAGCATCGGCATTTTTCTCCACCTCTGCATTAAGCATTTTTATAGTTACGCTATCTGGAACAAGCTGTCCTTTATCAATGTATGATTTTGCTAAGGTCCCTAGCTCTGTAGCATTTTTAATGTTGTATCTAAAAACATCTCCAGTACTTATATGTACTAGATTATACTTTTCTTTTAAAACTTCGGCTTGTGTTCCTTTACCGGCACCTGGAGGGCCAAATAAAACCAGATTAGTCATTGTAGATTCTTTAAGTTTATAAATGGATGTAAGATTACGTCCTAGACCATTATAGTCTAGACCATATCCTACTACAAAATCATTAGGTACTTCTAGCCCTATATAATCTATTTTATAAGGCTTTTTATAAGCCGCTGGCTTATAAAGTAAGGATGCTATCGTAAAAGAAGCAACCTCTTCGTCTTTAAGTATTTTTATGATGGTTTCAACAGTGTTTCCAGAGTCTACTATATCTTCTACCACAATCACATCGCGTCCTTTAAGTGATGGTTCTGCTCCCATTACGGTATGAATCTCATCACTTTGCTGTGTTCCTTCATAACTCGCTACCTTAATAAAGCTCAATTCACAATCATGATCAAACTTTTTAATAAGCTCTGAGCTAAATAGAAATGCGCCGTTAAGCACTGTAAGAAAGACAGGGCATTTACCCTTGTAATCTTCATTAAGACGCACAGCTACACCATTTACGGCATGTTGCACATTTGTTTTTGTAATAAATTCCTCAAACGAGAGGTCGTGTAGTGTGATGGTATTTTTCATAATAACAAAGGGCAAAGATACCAAGAGGAAATGACAATTTGCTCAAACCCAAAACCCAAATATCAAAAGGAGTTTTTTAAACCACTTCTCAAACTCCATCCTAAGGAAATTTGTACTTTTGAAAACAGTAATTAGATGCTATAAAAAATCGAGCTTTGGTGGTTAGTCTGCTGTGTTTGATCAAAGAAATAACTTTTAATTAGATCTCATAGGTCTGCACATAAAACCCCTTGAGAGGGATTTAATATTATGACAAACTACTTTTCTTCACAGTTTAAACTTGGAATTTTAGGCGGTGGCCAGCTCGGCAAGATGATGCTTTATGACACTAGAAAATATGATATCCAGACATATGTGCTTGACCCTAGTGATGATGCTCCTAGCAAGATTGCTTGTGATCATTTTGAGCAAGGAAGTCTTATGGATTATGACACGGTACTCGCTTTTGGCAAAAAAGTAGATGTACTTACCTTTGAGATAGAAAGTGTAAATATAGATGCCCTTGAAGCACTAGAAAAAGAAGGGGTAAAAGTGTTTCCGCAGCCATCTGTGTTGCGTAACATACAAGATAAAGGAGTACAAAAAGACTTTTATGCACAACATGATATTCCAACAGCGGGGTATACAAAGTACGCTTTCGCGAAAGCGGTAAAAGAAAACTTAAACACAGCATCAAGTGATATCGAGTTTCCATTTATCTGGAAATCATGCACGGGAGGATATGATGGAAAAGGAGTCTCTGTTGTAAGAACCGCCGAAGATTTAGACCACCTACCTCAAGTACCATGCATCGCCGAAAAAATGATCCCATTTAAAAATGAGCTTGCAGTAATTGTAGCTCGTAGTGTATCTGGCGAAGTAAAGACATACCCTGTGGTAGAAATGGAATTTCACCCAGAAGCAAACCAAGTGGAGTATGTAATTTGCCCCGCTCGTATAGATGAGAATGTTGCAAATAAAGCTCGCGCAATAGCAGAGCAGGTTTCAAAAGCATTTGGCCATGTAGGTCTGCTTGCTGTTGAGATGTTTCAAACAGAAGATGATGAGATTCTTGTAAATGAAGTGGCTCCTAGACCACACAATAGTGGTCATTATAGTATAGAGGGAAGTTTTACAAATCAGTTTGAGCAACATCTTAGAGCTATTTTAGACTTACCGTTAGGAAACACAGATAGTAAAGTAGCATCTGTAATGGTAAATCTAGTAGGTGATGAGGGACATACAGGCGCAGTAAAATATAAGAACATAGAACAAATTATGGCAATGGATGGTGTAACACCACACATTTATGGCAAGAAGGAAACAAGACCTTTCCGTAAGATGGGACACGTTACCATTGTAAATCACAATCTTGTAAAGGCAAGACAAGTAGCTCAAGAGGTTAAAGAAAACATACGTGTAATTGCACAATAAAAAATTAGATATTATGAAAGTAGGAATCATAATGGGAAGCACTAGCGACCTGCCAGTAATGCAAGAAGCTATAGACTTCTTAAAAGAAATGAATATTGATACAGAAGTAGATATTGTGAGCGCACACCGCACACCAGAGAAGCTTTTTGATTATGGTAAAAATGCCCATACTCGCGGTATTAATGTGATTATAGCTGGGGCTGGAGGTGCTGCACACTTACCTGGAATGGTAGCATCATTATCACCACTACCAGTAATAGGTGTTCCTGTAAAATCTCGTAACTCTATAGATGGATGGGATTCTGTCCTTTCCATATTACAAATGCCAGGAGGTGTACCTGTTGCAACTGTCGCGCTAGACGGAGCAAAAAATGCAGGTATTCTTGCTGCTCAGATTCTAGGGGCTAGAGATGGCGCAGTACAAGATAAAATAATAGCTTATAAAGAAGGGCTTAAGCAGAAGGTTATAGAAGGTGCAAAAAGCATTACATAGAAAAGACCACCTAAAAGGTGGTCTCTAACAATGCAGTATACTGGGAAATGATAACGTATTTATTAACCATTCTAAATATTAACCAAACCTTTTCTACACATTGATGGGGGAAATATCGTTTTAAACTAAAGTGAAAGTACTCTAGTTTTTTTCTATGTAAACAAACTTAAAAAATTCATTCTATTTATCGACAACATCACTACTTTTTTCGATAAAGTACATGTTTTCAAAAAATTACAAAATTAAAAGTCCATGTCGCTTACAAACAATCCGCTATTACAAGATTTTGATGAAGCTCCTTTTTCTTCAATTAAAGACGAGCATTTTAAGCCAGCCTTTGAAGAAGCAATACGCTTAAGTCGTAAAGAAATAGACGATATCGCTACCAGCGACGAGCCTGCTACTTTTACAAATACCATCGCAGCCTTAGACTACGCAGGACAGCAACTAGATCGTATTTCAAGTATCTTTTTTAACTTAAATAGCGCCGAAACCTCTGAAGCTATTCAGAAAATAGCACAAGAAGTTTCTCCACTGCTTACAGCTTTTAACAATGACATTACTCTTAACGAGCAGTTATTTGCTAGAATTCAAGATATATACGCTCAAAAAGACAGTTTAGACCTTACCGTAGAAGAAAAAACACTTCTCGATAAAAAATACAAGAGTTTCTCTCGAAATGGAGCCAACTTACCAGAGGATAAAAAATCCCGCTTACGCGAAATTGATACTGCGCTAGCACAATTAAAACTGAGTTTTGGCGAAAACATTCTAGCCGAAACAAACAGCTACGAGCTGCACATCACCGATGAAAAAGACCTAGCAGGAATACCTGATAGTGCAAAAGAAGCATTTGCTGCCGAAGCAGTCTCTAGAGAAAAAGATGGATGGGTAGTAACACTTGATTACCCTAGCTACATTCCGTTTATGAAGTATGCAGATAATCGTGAGCTACGTAAGGAGCTATCACTTGCATTTGGGAGTAGAGCATTTAAAAACAACGAGCACGATAATCAAAAGAACACGCTGGAGATTGCAAATCTACGTCATGAGCGTGCACAGTTACTTGGGTATGCTACACACGCACATTTTGTACTAGAAGAGCGCATGGCAAAAACGCCAGAAAAAGTAATAAACTTTTTAAACGAATTGCTAGAAAAAGCAAAACCTGCTGCCCAGAAAGAATTTGAACAACTAGAAAAATTTGCAAATGAGCTTGATAACATCGCCCGCTTAGAAAAGTGGGATGGTTCGTATTATGCTGAGAAGCTTAAGAAAAAACTCTTTAGCCTAGATGACGAGCAACTCAAACCTTATTTCAAGTTAGAAAATGTAATTGACGGAGTTTTTGAAATTGCGACACGATTGTTTGGACTTCAGTTTAAACAAGTATATGATGTAGATGTTTACCACAAAGAGGTGAAAACTTATCGTGTTACAGATGCAGATGGCAACTATGTATCGCTATTCTATGCAGATTTCCACCCACGTAAAGGAAAGCGTGGTGGAGCGTGGATGACTTCTTTTAAAGGACAGAAAATTGAGAATGGTATAAATGATCGCCCGCATATATCTAATGTATGCAACTTCACTCCTTCTACACCTAGCAAACCATCACTACTTACATTTAATGAGGTAACTACGCTCTTTCACGAGTTTGGACACGGGCTACACGGTATGCTTGCAAATACTACCTACCCTAGCCTCTCAGGAACTTCTGTATACTGGGATTTTGTTGAGTTACCAAGTCAAGTACTAGAGAATTGGTGTTATGAGAAAGAAGCTTTAGAGCTTTTTGCAACACATTATGAGACCGGTGAAGTAATCCCAATGGATTTAGTTCAAAAAATAAAGGATGCTGCTACCTTCCAAGAAGGAATGGCAACACTGCGCCAACTAAGCTTTGGCTTACTCGATATGTCTTGGCATGGTCAAGACCCGAGTGAGATTAAGGATGTAAAAGCATTTGAAACAAAAGCATTTGGAGATACTTCTTTATATCCTGACACTCCAGAGACGTGTATGAGTACAGCATTTGCACACATCTTTCAAGGAGGGTATTCTTCTGGATATTACAGCTACAAATGGGCAGAAGTACTAGATGCAGATGCGTTTGAATACTTTAAAGAAGAAGGGATTTTTAACAAAGATGTGGCAGCTAAGTTTAAGGATCACGTACTCTCAAAAGGAGGAATAGAGGACCCTATGATATTGTATAAACGTTTCCGTGGTCAAGAGCCTAAACCAGAAGCATTATTACGACGTGCAGGAC
This window harbors:
- a CDS encoding adenylate kinase, whose amino-acid sequence is MKNTITLHDLSFEEFITKTNVQHAVNGVAVRLNEDYKGKCPVFLTVLNGAFLFSSELIKKFDHDCELSFIKVASYEGTQQSDEIHTVMGAEPSLKGRDVIVVEDIVDSGNTVETIIKILKDEEVASFTIASLLYKPAAYKKPYKIDYIGLEVPNDFVVGYGLDYNGLGRNLTSIYKLKESTMTNLVLFGPPGAGKGTQAEVLKEKYNLVHISTGDVFRYNIKNATELGTLAKSYIDKGQLVPDSVTIKMLNAEVEKNADAKGFIFDGFPRTEAQAEALAELLESKNTEVSGMVALEVDDEVLVQRLLERGKTSGRADDADEAVIRNRIKVYYAETAILKGYYEKQNKYHGVDGVGTVSEITDRLSKVIDTL
- the purK gene encoding 5-(carboxyamino)imidazole ribonucleotide synthase, with the translated sequence MTNYFSSQFKLGILGGGQLGKMMLYDTRKYDIQTYVLDPSDDAPSKIACDHFEQGSLMDYDTVLAFGKKVDVLTFEIESVNIDALEALEKEGVKVFPQPSVLRNIQDKGVQKDFYAQHDIPTAGYTKYAFAKAVKENLNTASSDIEFPFIWKSCTGGYDGKGVSVVRTAEDLDHLPQVPCIAEKMIPFKNELAVIVARSVSGEVKTYPVVEMEFHPEANQVEYVICPARIDENVANKARAIAEQVSKAFGHVGLLAVEMFQTEDDEILVNEVAPRPHNSGHYSIEGSFTNQFEQHLRAILDLPLGNTDSKVASVMVNLVGDEGHTGAVKYKNIEQIMAMDGVTPHIYGKKETRPFRKMGHVTIVNHNLVKARQVAQEVKENIRVIAQ
- the purE gene encoding 5-(carboxyamino)imidazole ribonucleotide mutase; its protein translation is MMKVGIIMGSTSDLPVMQEAIDFLKEMNIDTEVDIVSAHRTPEKLFDYGKNAHTRGINVIIAGAGGAAHLPGMVASLSPLPVIGVPVKSRNSIDGWDSVLSILQMPGGVPVATVALDGAKNAGILAAQILGARDGAVQDKIIAYKEGLKQKVIEGAKSIT
- a CDS encoding M3 family metallopeptidase; protein product: MSLTNNPLLQDFDEAPFSSIKDEHFKPAFEEAIRLSRKEIDDIATSDEPATFTNTIAALDYAGQQLDRISSIFFNLNSAETSEAIQKIAQEVSPLLTAFNNDITLNEQLFARIQDIYAQKDSLDLTVEEKTLLDKKYKSFSRNGANLPEDKKSRLREIDTALAQLKLSFGENILAETNSYELHITDEKDLAGIPDSAKEAFAAEAVSREKDGWVVTLDYPSYIPFMKYADNRELRKELSLAFGSRAFKNNEHDNQKNTLEIANLRHERAQLLGYATHAHFVLEERMAKTPEKVINFLNELLEKAKPAAQKEFEQLEKFANELDNIARLEKWDGSYYAEKLKKKLFSLDDEQLKPYFKLENVIDGVFEIATRLFGLQFKQVYDVDVYHKEVKTYRVTDADGNYVSLFYADFHPRKGKRGGAWMTSFKGQKIENGINDRPHISNVCNFTPSTPSKPSLLTFNEVTTLFHEFGHGLHGMLANTTYPSLSGTSVYWDFVELPSQVLENWCYEKEALELFATHYETGEVIPMDLVQKIKDAATFQEGMATLRQLSFGLLDMSWHGQDPSEIKDVKAFETKAFGDTSLYPDTPETCMSTAFAHIFQGGYSSGYYSYKWAEVLDADAFEYFKEEGIFNKDVAAKFKDHVLSKGGIEDPMILYKRFRGQEPKPEALLRRAGLI